One Rhodoferax ferrireducens T118 DNA segment encodes these proteins:
- the radA gene encoding DNA repair protein RadA has product MAKEKTVYVCSDCGGTSPKWQGKCPSCNAWNTLIESVPESLSPTKNRFASLAKTAEIAILGDIDAVDMARTPTGHEELDRVLGGGMVEGGVVLIGGDPGIGKSTLLLQALDSLQCSGQNTLYVTGEESGAQVALRSRRLGLGHSQVRVLAEIQLEKILSVLAATQPDIAVIDSIQTVYSDQLTSAPGSVAQVRECAAHLTRAAKASGVCIVLVGHVTKEGALAGPRVLEHMVDTVLYFEGDTHSSFRLVRAIKNRFGAVNEIGVFAMTEKGLKGVSNPSAIFLSQHAEPVPGSCVMVTLEGTRPMLVEIQALVDSGGPSPRRLSVGLDKDRLAMLLAVLHRHAGVACMDQDVFVNAVGGVRISEPAADLAVLLAITSSLRGKPLPKGFFAFGEVGLAGEVRPAPRGQERLKEAAKLGFSVALVPKANAPKKPIEGLTIHAVERVEQAMEVVRGL; this is encoded by the coding sequence ATGGCCAAAGAAAAAACCGTTTACGTTTGCTCCGATTGTGGCGGCACCAGCCCCAAATGGCAGGGCAAATGCCCCAGTTGCAACGCCTGGAATACGCTGATTGAATCGGTGCCAGAGAGCTTGTCCCCCACCAAAAACCGTTTCGCCTCCCTGGCCAAGACGGCAGAAATCGCCATTCTGGGCGACATTGACGCGGTGGACATGGCGCGCACCCCCACCGGCCACGAGGAGCTTGACCGTGTGCTGGGCGGCGGCATGGTCGAAGGCGGCGTGGTACTGATCGGCGGCGACCCCGGCATTGGCAAGTCCACCCTGCTGCTGCAGGCGCTCGACTCGCTGCAATGCAGCGGCCAGAACACCTTGTACGTGACGGGCGAAGAAAGCGGCGCGCAAGTCGCGCTGCGCTCGCGCCGCCTCGGGCTGGGCCACTCGCAGGTGCGGGTGCTGGCCGAGATCCAGCTGGAAAAAATCCTGTCCGTTTTGGCGGCCACCCAGCCTGACATCGCCGTCATCGACTCGATCCAGACGGTCTACTCGGATCAGCTCACGTCGGCCCCCGGTTCGGTGGCGCAAGTGCGCGAATGCGCAGCGCACCTGACGCGTGCGGCCAAGGCCAGCGGTGTCTGCATCGTGCTGGTCGGTCATGTCACCAAGGAAGGCGCCCTGGCGGGCCCGCGTGTGCTGGAGCACATGGTGGACACGGTGCTCTACTTTGAAGGCGACACGCATTCAAGTTTCAGGCTGGTGCGCGCCATCAAGAACCGCTTTGGCGCGGTGAACGAAATTGGCGTCTTTGCCATGACCGAAAAGGGTCTCAAAGGGGTGAGCAACCCGAGCGCCATTTTCCTGAGCCAGCACGCCGAGCCGGTGCCCGGCAGTTGCGTGATGGTGACGCTGGAGGGCACACGGCCGATGCTGGTGGAAATTCAAGCGCTGGTCGACAGCGGTGGGCCCTCGCCCCGGCGTTTGAGCGTGGGCCTGGACAAAGACCGCCTCGCCATGCTGCTGGCCGTGCTGCACCGCCACGCGGGCGTGGCTTGCATGGACCAGGACGTGTTTGTGAACGCGGTCGGCGGTGTGCGCATCAGCGAGCCCGCTGCCGATCTGGCGGTGCTGCTGGCGATCACGTCGAGCCTGCGCGGCAAGCCGCTGCCGAAGGGATTCTTTGCCTTTGGCGAGGTTGGCCTGGCCGGTGAAGTGCGGCCCGCGCCGCGCGGTCAGGAACGGCTGAAGGAAGCCGCCAAGCTGGGCTTTAGCGTGGCGCTGGTGCCCAAGGCCAACGCGCCGAAAAAACCGATTGAAGGCTTGACCATCCATGCGGTGGAGCGCGTCGAGCAGGCGATGGAGGTGGTGCGGGGGCTGTAA
- a CDS encoding glycine zipper 2TM domain-containing protein, which yields MKKTVWTMTCGLIFSSLAATALAQTPMLPKAQYTADSRQAQERYAADKKLCNDEASSTARLQCRRDAKSEYDKAIAAARAQLAAQTPAATSHQNATAACPDCARVIAVNVSDKKGEGSAVGLIAGGVTGAILGHQVGGGLGKDLATVAGAAGGAYAGKKIEEKVKTHKVWTVHVQYQDGRKHSFSFEQDPGFKTGDAVRNSGNSIVRQ from the coding sequence ATGAAGAAAACTGTGTGGACAATGACTTGCGGTCTTATTTTTTCGAGCCTGGCTGCGACCGCGCTGGCCCAAACACCCATGTTGCCAAAGGCCCAGTACACGGCCGACAGCCGGCAGGCGCAGGAGCGCTACGCCGCCGATAAAAAACTCTGCAATGACGAAGCCTCGTCCACGGCGCGCCTGCAATGCCGCCGCGACGCCAAGAGCGAGTACGACAAAGCCATCGCGGCGGCCAGGGCGCAACTGGCAGCCCAGACGCCAGCTGCCACGTCACACCAGAATGCCACGGCGGCCTGCCCTGATTGCGCCCGGGTGATCGCCGTCAACGTGAGCGACAAAAAAGGCGAAGGCAGTGCCGTTGGCCTGATTGCTGGCGGCGTCACTGGCGCCATATTGGGCCATCAGGTGGGAGGCGGTTTGGGCAAAGACCTGGCCACGGTCGCCGGTGCAGCGGGCGGTGCGTATGCGGGCAAAAAGATTGAAGAAAAGGTCAAGACGCACAAGGTGTGGACGGTTCACGTGCAGTACCAGGACGGCCGCAAACACAGCTTCAGCTTCGAACAGGACCCCGGCTTCAAAACTGGCGATGCGGTCAGGAACTCCGGCAACAGCATCGTGCGCCAGTGA
- a CDS encoding 2Fe-2S iron-sulfur cluster-binding protein — translation MTAPLLLAYICAALLFQLALGIGVMVWRRRGVAAKTPVAESVETRPVSSGAWPGWREFRVLRREFEDDTHTQCSFYLVPVDGAALPPFRPGQFLTFTLQVADAGEPGGQRTITRCYSLSDRPEPTCYRITIKRIPTPDDRPLVPPGASSSHFHDRIRAGDVLQVKAPSGHFFIDPDPQVPAVLIAGGIGVTPMMSMLRWCLAEQPGRTLHLYYGVRQGGEHAFKLQLEQLANSHPNFHLSVVYSRPGPNDAPERDYQQAGHVDIDLLRRTLPHGRHQFYVCGPAAMMESLVPALARWGVPQPDIHFEAFGPASVRLPGATPQAQAAGLAAPLAIHFRRSGRTLTWDGKDDTLLDFAERHDVAVASGCRSGGCGTCETKLISGRVRYANPPEHDVAPRHCLLCVGRPESALEIEA, via the coding sequence GTGACCGCCCCATTGCTTCTTGCCTACATCTGTGCGGCACTGCTGTTTCAGCTTGCGCTCGGGATCGGCGTCATGGTGTGGCGGCGACGCGGTGTTGCGGCCAAGACGCCGGTCGCTGAGAGCGTCGAAACCCGGCCTGTTTCATCGGGGGCCTGGCCCGGCTGGCGCGAGTTCCGCGTGCTGCGCCGCGAATTCGAGGACGACACCCACACGCAGTGCTCTTTTTATCTCGTGCCGGTCGACGGCGCCGCGCTGCCGCCGTTCAGGCCGGGCCAGTTCCTCACCTTCACGCTGCAGGTTGCCGACGCAGGCGAGCCAGGCGGGCAACGCACGATCACGCGCTGCTACTCGTTGTCCGATCGGCCGGAGCCGACGTGCTATCGCATCACCATCAAGCGCATCCCGACCCCGGACGATCGGCCGCTGGTTCCGCCCGGCGCGTCCTCGAGTCACTTTCATGACCGGATCCGCGCGGGTGATGTGCTCCAGGTCAAGGCGCCGTCGGGTCACTTCTTCATCGATCCAGACCCGCAGGTGCCGGCCGTGCTCATCGCGGGCGGCATCGGCGTCACGCCGATGATGAGCATGCTGCGCTGGTGTCTGGCCGAGCAGCCCGGGCGCACGCTTCACCTCTACTACGGGGTGCGCCAAGGCGGCGAACATGCGTTCAAGCTGCAGCTCGAACAGTTGGCCAACTCGCATCCCAACTTTCACCTGAGCGTGGTCTACAGCCGCCCCGGCCCGAACGACGCGCCGGAGCGCGACTACCAGCAGGCCGGGCACGTGGACATCGATCTGCTGCGGCGGACCTTGCCACACGGCCGGCATCAGTTCTATGTCTGCGGCCCGGCGGCCATGATGGAGAGCCTGGTGCCGGCGCTGGCCCGCTGGGGCGTGCCGCAACCAGACATCCACTTCGAAGCGTTCGGCCCGGCATCGGTGCGTTTGCCGGGTGCCACACCCCAGGCGCAAGCTGCGGGTCTGGCCGCCCCACTTGCCATACATTTCCGCCGCTCTGGCCGCACGCTGACGTGGGACGGCAAGGACGACACCCTGCTTGACTTTGCCGAGCGCCACGACGTGGCCGTGGCTTCAGGTTGCCGCTCGGGCGGCTGCGGAACGTGCGAAACGAAACTGATTTCCGGCCGCGTGCGCTACGCCAACCCGCCCGAGCATGACGTCGCACCAAGGCATTGCCTGCTCTGCGTCGGCAGGCCGGAATCGGCCTTGGAAATCGAGGCCTGA
- the mgtA gene encoding magnesium-translocating P-type ATPase, with product MNGLTSLVAAARLRQYGPNRLQPARQRALLLQFLAHFKNPLVLVLLAASGLSALTGDVTGALIIGVIVLMSVTLDFVQSYRAGRAAEQLALQVAITATVLRDGQRRELPVTELVPGDVVLLSAGNLVPADARLLEADDFFVNQAQLTGEPYPVEKRASLPDQADAEQASSQAWALDAADAVFMGSSVVSGSASVLIGRTGSTSALGQIAVSLADKAPPTAFEIGTRHFGMLIMRLTFLLVLFTLLVNVALHRPLLESFLFAVALAVGLTPELLPMVVSVTLTRGALRMAALKVIVKRPSAIQDMGAMDVLCTDKTGTLTEAKIRLERHVDAGGQDDPHVLELAYLNSYFESGLKSPLDDAILAHGEIDVSAWTKIDEVPFDFERRRVSVLVQRAGARRLVVKGAPEDIVRLCTHYQDSADATVALDAAARVRITQLFDSLSEEGFRVLGIASRDVPGDHPHAMVSDESELVFAGFAAFLDPPKASAGEALKALAASGVAVKIVTGDNERVTRHVCTQLGVAIEGVLTGTELAALNDDALRARVEGANLFCRVNPAQKNRILLALKGRGHVVGYLGDGINDAPSLHTADVGISVEGAVDVAKQAAAMILLERDLMVLHQGILEGRRTFGNVMKYIMMATSSNFGNMFSMAAATLFLPFLPMLPMQILLNNLMYDVSEITLPMDNVDEENLAQPKRWDMTFIRNFMLTIGPISSLFDFLTFYLLLSLFNAHESLFRTGWFVESIATQVLVIFVIRTRRNPLRSHPNRWLVLTSLGVVVTAMLLPFTPLAPYLGFTPLPLSYFGLLGALVVAYLLMVEGGKQWFYRRATRA from the coding sequence ATGAACGGCCTGACCAGTCTTGTCGCCGCCGCCCGGCTCAGGCAATACGGCCCCAATCGGCTTCAGCCCGCCAGACAACGGGCGCTGCTGCTGCAGTTTCTGGCGCACTTCAAAAACCCCTTGGTCCTGGTGCTGCTGGCGGCCAGCGGCCTCTCCGCCTTGACGGGTGACGTGACGGGCGCCCTCATCATCGGGGTGATCGTGCTGATGAGTGTGACGCTGGACTTTGTGCAGTCCTACCGGGCCGGGCGTGCGGCCGAACAACTGGCGCTGCAGGTGGCCATCACCGCCACCGTGCTGCGGGACGGCCAGCGACGCGAACTGCCGGTGACCGAGCTGGTGCCTGGTGACGTGGTGCTGCTGTCGGCCGGCAATCTGGTGCCAGCCGATGCGCGGCTGCTGGAAGCGGATGACTTCTTCGTCAACCAGGCACAACTCACGGGCGAGCCTTATCCGGTGGAAAAGCGGGCCTCGTTGCCGGACCAAGCCGACGCTGAACAAGCCTCGTCCCAGGCCTGGGCGCTGGACGCGGCGGACGCGGTCTTCATGGGCAGCTCCGTGGTCAGCGGCTCGGCGAGCGTGCTGATCGGACGCACCGGCAGCACCAGCGCGCTGGGCCAAATTGCAGTCAGCCTGGCTGATAAGGCGCCACCCACCGCCTTCGAGATCGGCACCCGGCATTTCGGCATGCTGATCATGCGCCTGACGTTTCTGCTGGTGCTGTTCACCTTGCTGGTCAATGTGGCCTTGCACCGACCGCTGCTCGAATCTTTTTTGTTCGCGGTGGCGCTGGCCGTCGGCCTCACGCCTGAATTGTTGCCCATGGTGGTGTCGGTGACGCTCACGCGCGGCGCCCTGCGCATGGCGGCCTTGAAAGTGATCGTGAAGCGACCATCGGCGATTCAGGACATGGGCGCCATGGACGTGTTGTGCACCGACAAGACCGGCACCCTGACCGAAGCCAAAATTCGACTGGAGCGCCACGTGGACGCAGGGGGCCAGGACGATCCGCACGTTCTGGAGCTGGCCTACCTCAACAGCTATTTTGAGAGCGGCCTGAAAAGCCCGCTGGACGATGCCATCCTGGCGCATGGAGAGATCGATGTATCCGCCTGGACCAAGATCGACGAGGTGCCGTTTGACTTCGAGCGCCGCCGCGTCTCGGTGCTGGTGCAGCGCGCCGGTGCGCGCCGGCTGGTGGTCAAAGGCGCACCCGAAGATATTGTTCGCTTGTGCACGCACTACCAGGACAGTGCAGACGCCACGGTGGCGCTCGACGCGGCGGCGCGTGTGCGCATCACCCAACTGTTTGACAGTCTGAGTGAGGAGGGTTTCCGGGTACTTGGCATCGCCTCGCGCGATGTGCCCGGCGACCACCCGCACGCCATGGTGTCGGACGAAAGTGAGCTGGTGTTCGCGGGTTTTGCCGCCTTTCTGGACCCGCCCAAAGCCAGCGCCGGCGAGGCGCTGAAAGCGCTGGCGGCCAGCGGTGTGGCCGTGAAGATCGTGACCGGTGACAACGAGCGGGTGACGCGCCATGTCTGCACCCAGCTGGGTGTGGCCATCGAGGGCGTACTGACCGGCACCGAACTGGCAGCCCTGAACGACGACGCGCTGCGGGCCCGGGTGGAGGGTGCCAACCTGTTTTGCCGCGTCAACCCGGCGCAAAAAAACCGCATCCTCCTGGCACTCAAAGGCCGCGGCCATGTGGTGGGTTATCTGGGTGACGGCATCAACGACGCGCCTTCCCTGCACACGGCCGACGTCGGCATCTCGGTCGAGGGCGCGGTGGACGTGGCCAAGCAGGCGGCGGCCATGATTCTGCTGGAGCGCGACCTGATGGTGCTGCACCAGGGTATTCTGGAAGGCCGGCGCACCTTTGGCAATGTGATGAAGTACATCATGATGGCCACCAGCTCCAACTTTGGCAACATGTTCAGCATGGCCGCCGCCACCTTGTTTCTGCCGTTCCTGCCGATGTTGCCGATGCAGATCTTGCTCAACAACCTGATGTATGACGTGTCCGAAATTACGCTGCCCATGGACAACGTGGACGAGGAGAACCTGGCCCAACCCAAACGCTGGGACATGACCTTCATCCGCAATTTCATGCTGACCATCGGTCCCATCAGCTCACTGTTTGATTTCTTGACCTTCTACCTGCTGCTCAGTCTGTTCAATGCGCACGAGTCCCTGTTTCGCACCGGCTGGTTTGTGGAGTCCATCGCCACCCAGGTGCTGGTTATTTTTGTCATCCGTACCCGGCGCAACCCCTTGCGCAGCCACCCGAATCGGTGGCTGGTGCTGACGTCTTTGGGGGTCGTGGTCACGGCGATGCTGTTGCCGTTCACGCCATTGGCGCCCTATTTGGGGTTTACGCCCCTGCCGCTGTCTTACTTTGGCTTGCTGGGGGCGTTGGTGGTCGCGTATTTATTGATGGTTGAAGGGGGCAAGCAATGGTTTTACCGGCGAGCGACGCGGGCCTGA
- a CDS encoding YegP family protein, whose translation MAGWYELSKSSDGQFRFVLKDGTGDTLLTSELYKARSSAEQGVASVQANSLLDERYERKTASNGKAFFNLKAANHQVIGTSQMYATEAAREADIARVKAEGASKTVKEKT comes from the coding sequence ATGGCTGGCTGGTATGAATTGAGCAAGAGTAGCGATGGACAATTCCGCTTCGTCCTCAAGGACGGCACGGGTGACACGCTGCTGACGAGTGAACTCTACAAAGCAAGGAGTTCGGCCGAGCAGGGCGTGGCATCGGTTCAGGCCAACAGTCTGCTGGACGAGCGCTATGAGCGCAAGACCGCGTCCAATGGAAAAGCATTCTTCAACCTGAAGGCGGCCAATCATCAGGTCATCGGCACCAGTCAGATGTATGCCACCGAGGCCGCGCGTGAAGCCGACATCGCCCGTGTCAAGGCGGAAGGTGCGTCCAAGACGGTCAAAGAGAAAACCTGA
- a CDS encoding cytochrome b/b6 domain-containing protein: MQIFDTAKEKSQILVWDAPVRVFHWLLALSFAGAYVSAESDRWLALHVTLGYTMAGLVAFRILWGLLGTRYARFGSFVRGPLTLVRYGRAMLAGRPEHHVGHNPAGAVAIVLLLSLSMAIVATGWLFYNVPGARWLKEVHEGAAGFMLAVVALHIGGAVLTSLMHRENLVRAMINGKKEGAPNQGIRRAWRPLALLMVAAVLGFWYLQWQSPATPGLSGKGLASQDAKYRSHTHDDD; encoded by the coding sequence ATGCAAATTTTTGACACGGCGAAAGAAAAAAGCCAAATCCTGGTGTGGGATGCGCCGGTGCGGGTGTTCCACTGGCTGCTGGCGCTGAGCTTTGCCGGGGCTTATGTGAGCGCAGAAAGTGATCGCTGGCTGGCGCTGCATGTCACGCTGGGCTACACCATGGCCGGGCTGGTGGCGTTTCGGATTTTGTGGGGCCTGCTGGGCACACGCTACGCCCGTTTTGGCAGCTTTGTGCGTGGCCCGCTAACGCTCGTGCGCTACGGGCGTGCCATGCTGGCGGGCCGGCCAGAGCATCATGTCGGGCACAACCCGGCGGGTGCGGTGGCGATTGTGCTGTTGCTGTCGCTGAGCATGGCTATCGTGGCGACCGGCTGGTTGTTCTACAACGTGCCGGGGGCCAGGTGGCTCAAAGAGGTGCACGAAGGGGCGGCGGGCTTCATGCTGGCAGTGGTTGCCTTGCACATAGGCGGCGCCGTGCTGACCAGCCTCATGCACCGTGAAAACCTGGTGCGCGCCATGATCAACGGCAAGAAAGAAGGCGCTCCCAACCAGGGTATTCGCCGGGCCTGGCGGCCTTTGGCGCTGCTGATGGTGGCCGCGGTTCTGGGCTTTTGGTACTTGCAATGGCAGAGTCCAGCCACGCCGGGCTTGAGCGGCAAGGGCTTGGCGTCACAAGACGCAAAATACCGTTCGCACACGCATGATGATGATTGA
- a CDS encoding cation diffusion facilitator family transporter, producing MKFTELADDPEDTDHSPAERIAAASRSTWVSVVVNLVLTITQIAIGVVAKSQGLIADGIHSLSDLVADFVVLFASHHSKKDADADHPYGHQRFETAASLVLGTLLLAVGLGMLWSAARKLEAPETVQTVHIMALWVAGGALIAKELLFRYMLSVAKRVKSSMLVANAWHARSDAASSLVVGIGIVGNLAGYPILDPIAALIVGFMVTKMGWGFSWDALHDLMDRAVDEQEVQAIRLTLIETPGVSGVHDVRTRKMGDMIVVDAHIEVDAAISVEAGHDIAVEARQRVLQRHRVLNLMTHVDPWRRPDLDHPTPAAAPR from the coding sequence ATGAAATTCACCGAACTTGCCGATGACCCCGAGGACACAGACCACAGCCCGGCCGAGCGCATCGCCGCTGCTTCGCGCAGCACCTGGGTCAGCGTGGTTGTCAACCTTGTCCTGACCATCACCCAGATCGCGATCGGTGTCGTGGCCAAGTCGCAAGGCCTGATTGCCGACGGCATTCATTCGCTGTCGGACCTGGTGGCGGACTTTGTCGTGCTGTTCGCCAGCCACCACAGTAAAAAAGACGCTGACGCTGACCACCCCTACGGCCACCAGCGTTTTGAGACCGCAGCCTCACTGGTGCTGGGCACGCTGTTGCTGGCCGTCGGCCTGGGCATGTTGTGGTCGGCCGCGCGCAAGCTGGAAGCGCCCGAGACCGTGCAGACCGTCCACATCATGGCCCTGTGGGTGGCCGGCGGCGCGCTGATCGCCAAGGAGCTGTTGTTCCGCTACATGCTGTCGGTGGCCAAGCGCGTCAAGTCGAGCATGCTGGTGGCCAACGCCTGGCATGCGCGCTCGGATGCGGCGTCCTCGCTGGTGGTGGGCATCGGCATCGTCGGCAATCTGGCAGGCTACCCGATCCTGGATCCGATCGCCGCGCTCATCGTCGGCTTCATGGTCACCAAGATGGGCTGGGGCTTCAGCTGGGACGCGCTGCACGACCTGATGGACCGCGCGGTGGACGAGCAGGAGGTGCAGGCCATCCGCCTGACGCTGATCGAAACTCCGGGCGTGAGCGGCGTGCACGACGTGCGCACGCGCAAGATGGGCGACATGATCGTGGTGGACGCGCACATCGAAGTCGATGCCGCGATCAGCGTCGAGGCCGGCCATGACATTGCCGTCGAGGCCAGGCAGCGTGTGCTGCAGCGCCATCGGGTGCTGAACCTGATGACGCATGTGGACCCTTGGCGCCGGCCTGATCTGGACCACCCGACGCCTGCAGCAGCGCCACGCTGA
- a CDS encoding aldolase/citrate lyase family protein produces MKTPVNIFKQALQNQQAQIGLWLGLADPYCAEILAGTGYDWLVIDGEHAPNDLRSVLGQLQAIASATSALAGPGSHPVVRVSVGETALIKQYLDLGVQTILVPMVDTAAQAARHPGRQRRPGPPMVDCRGLVRGGGRRDHAAVGGSDSAAGEVQAVGGSRRCEQWLLNIAIKIAATWAYSTRARARYGSLTFSKVCSQGASADRQKAQVFSLTVLDAPSALTRAMSASRAASVAYI; encoded by the coding sequence ATGAAAACACCTGTCAACATCTTCAAGCAAGCCCTGCAAAACCAGCAAGCCCAGATCGGCCTGTGGCTGGGTCTGGCTGACCCCTATTGCGCTGAAATTCTGGCCGGCACCGGCTATGACTGGCTGGTGATCGACGGCGAGCACGCGCCCAACGATCTGCGCTCGGTTCTCGGGCAACTGCAAGCCATTGCCAGCGCCACCAGTGCGCTGGCGGGCCCTGGTTCGCACCCCGTGGTTCGCGTATCCGTGGGCGAGACTGCGCTGATCAAACAGTACCTCGACCTGGGTGTGCAGACCATTCTGGTGCCCATGGTGGACACGGCGGCCCAGGCCGCCCGGCATCCTGGCCGGCAACGAAGACCAGGCCCGCCAATGGTTGACTGCCGGGGCCTTGTTCGTGGCGGTGGGCGTCGAGACCATGCTGCTGTCGGCGGCAGCGACAGCGCTGCTGGAGAAGTTCAAGCTGTCGGCGGCAGCCGCCGCTGCGAACAGTGGTTATTGAATATTGCTATCAAGATAGCAGCTACCTGGGCATATTCGACGCGGGCTAGAGCCAGATATGGCTCATTAACGTTCAGCAAGGTGTGTAGTCAAGGCGCCAGCGCTGACCGGCAGAAAGCTCAGGTTTTCTCTTTGACCGTCTTGGACGCACCTTCCGCCTTGACACGGGCGATGTCGGCTTCACGCGCGGCCTCGGTGGCATACATCTGA
- a CDS encoding winged helix-turn-helix domain-containing protein: protein MRILLAEDDSMLGDGLRAGLRQLGFQVDWVRDGLAAERELACGDYAAAVLDLGLPLKDGIDVLQAVRASKITTPVLVLTARDAVPDRIRGLDLGADDYVVKPVDLHELGARLRSLVRRAHGQMQDVLRCGAVLLEPSARRVSLNDEPVALSTREFDLLHVLMLNADRVLSREQLEQQLYSWGYEVESNAIEVHIHHLRRKLQPDLIQTVRGIGYTVQRGSAPASAST, encoded by the coding sequence ATGAGAATTTTGCTGGCAGAAGACGACTCGATGTTGGGCGATGGGCTGCGCGCGGGCTTGCGCCAGCTGGGGTTTCAGGTGGACTGGGTGCGCGATGGCCTGGCGGCCGAGCGCGAGCTGGCCTGCGGCGACTACGCGGCCGCGGTGCTGGACCTCGGCTTGCCCTTGAAAGACGGCATCGATGTGCTGCAAGCTGTGCGGGCAAGCAAGATCACCACCCCGGTGCTGGTGCTGACGGCCCGCGACGCCGTGCCGGATCGGATCCGCGGCCTGGACCTGGGGGCTGATGACTATGTGGTCAAGCCGGTCGATTTGCATGAACTGGGTGCGCGCCTGCGCTCGCTGGTGCGCCGCGCCCATGGGCAGATGCAGGATGTCTTGCGTTGCGGTGCGGTGCTGCTGGAACCTTCGGCCCGGCGCGTCAGTCTGAACGACGAGCCGGTGGCGCTGTCCACCCGTGAATTCGATTTGTTGCACGTGCTGATGCTCAACGCCGACCGCGTGTTGTCGCGGGAGCAACTGGAACAGCAGCTCTACAGCTGGGGCTATGAAGTGGAAAGCAATGCAATCGAGGTCCACATCCACCATCTGCGCCGCAAATTGCAGCCCGACTTGATCCAGACCGTACGCGGCATTGGGTACACCGTGCAACGCGGGTCAGCACCGGCATCGGCGTCCACATGA
- a CDS encoding cytochrome c3 family protein, with product MKRGWLMALIAANLLVLVVLIFIYPHLMVSPGPVVAAHAEIATDCFACHAPWRGASAARCVSCHVLPDIGLRTSKGVAIVQHTRKTSFHQALIEQDCMACHSDHAAPKLTQRSRKPFSHLLLKTAVREQCQGCHQAPTDKLHGQITGNCNQCHSQQAWKPATFEHDKLFLLDRDHAASCETCHSNNDYRRYTCYGCHEHSLDKIRSEHREEGIQNFENCVECHRSAKGEPENKGSGKRKDKEDDD from the coding sequence ATGAAGCGCGGCTGGCTCATGGCCCTGATAGCGGCCAACCTGCTGGTGCTGGTCGTCCTGATCTTTATCTACCCGCACCTGATGGTGAGCCCGGGTCCGGTGGTGGCGGCCCACGCCGAAATTGCCACCGACTGCTTCGCCTGCCATGCGCCCTGGCGCGGCGCGTCAGCGGCGCGTTGCGTCAGCTGCCATGTCCTGCCCGACATCGGATTGCGCACCAGCAAGGGCGTGGCCATTGTTCAACACACGCGCAAGACCTCGTTCCACCAGGCGCTGATCGAGCAGGACTGCATGGCCTGCCACAGCGATCACGCCGCCCCCAAACTCACCCAGCGCAGTCGCAAGCCGTTCTCGCATTTATTGCTCAAAACAGCGGTGCGTGAGCAATGCCAGGGTTGCCACCAGGCGCCGACCGACAAGCTGCACGGTCAGATCACAGGCAACTGCAATCAATGCCACAGCCAGCAAGCCTGGAAGCCCGCCACGTTTGAACATGACAAATTGTTTTTGCTCGACAGGGACCACGCCGCCTCGTGCGAGACCTGTCACAGCAACAACGACTACCGCCGCTACACCTGCTACGGTTGCCATGAGCACAGCCTGGACAAAATACGCTCGGAGCACAGGGAAGAAGGCATCCAGAACTTCGAGAATTGCGTTGAATGTCATCGCAGCGCCAAGGGGGAGCCAGAGAACAAAGGGTCGGGCAAGCGCAAAGACAAGGAAGACGACGACTGA